From the genome of Vulpes lagopus strain Blue_001 chromosome 2, ASM1834538v1, whole genome shotgun sequence, one region includes:
- the LOC121478444 gene encoding spermatogenesis-associated protein 31E1-like produces the protein MVHHVFHRHRTYDVSDEAPRKRESGMQSISVSISVVMKDVMPAPKRHSSMSTQQHSQGDSHSSIPSFTAENLQPRGSKCHPLRVTDLRFTISGLFFLLFSYFRNDPSLPPHEKHRNSRKRPVEPRRRSSRSQKKAQTLKTLKACRDCLQELEEVRDLISLLQSHLGRVPDQEAFHQLLHQEAPEEVSKAASAVAHQPCSEPGEDAAPILAPSPSPAPLTGCPLPLVSTLSPSPMTSSISLLSHFSLSASWPPEPLLPLDGFSHPPLALSPSLPSLPSSEACTPPLTDSSAPAWPDSTLTLPLCDSMAPPLGTIPQSSSPHTPWLASPVPVISGLGHSSCPISALSCWQATAKAWSFSTSTHLESQQEPLSHQPPEVLLWGDSTNRQVEANIPSFINPDIQKLLEILITKRIELKIWKKEGSDDHLNSLGSRCKSPGDKQDTLGCQSFWSLRGIQEQLLSPEKPLYHGTSGDNLQQKCSQLFWGLPFLHSESLVATVSMAGSPLELPLVIFNELSQTLPLPMQANIASHLSPAQSLPDAMVQPQPLTPILSQSPPLPLALPQPQAHFAPSVPIELPPSPPKMGIPCPASEKNTPSFISTAIQNLECHFLKKQLERDRTLPAVVKRSQEVFSQVSPNFLQDDQAPEVHESISVLPEDLISPELREQLEWHLWKRFMRHQSGLPHKIQLSVKLIQPQDEALKVTQAHSQHRHMWPSASRDQSCQTVQKTRSRNPARTMPGKNLGKDTRSSVRKIQKDLCRGSSTSPWKDPGKGSEESDPDMMKRSTSSQDKKHPEKILRAHLGKKLGQIREGQIPVDVHRSRLAVNHASDLPGKPSIHRKTGKPALSKGCKPCMTTSHDFSILSPYTQRMLEAHIIRFRVKHRWSLPLKVLKPINLFKLKKGSIFPWSSTPHSATSISKARSKAKFLGKPPQPHRGEKEITKEAVPPSETPLPAPQPTCEKIPQTLEGISLGEGHGPPEAPVAGQESRPPSQTLTYSFVGRIWHSETVLGAFEYSSLESSPSPATATSEPRRETGGWASRDSCCNVTVLELNVESQSLSAKESREAAESEEAPAWGDTLEPSVLPNDQTIHVDLRRSGSSGSSNGPSASVKLVAQDPEEPCLDEQLRDSAVQRLVESENQPQAPVTNVLLEDCETGVILQDCATNSLLQECQSNMFLAADMLASQGSLSDFQSVSSEDASTSQMPLGLVSSGQDGQWQPETLVLQAPSRSQSKLSIPAQEREYYRRPNAGEHEEEVEELKVFQISEMNHRSLDKASPEPSRSKFCPVLLKKEEVPPESQFRRKVRHFLQWILPGKGKGQENPGPKGKPSPTSARHRASGRSALGRGPAEAQVLMTAVGQILEEKMVPHQGLRAPECNCYKRDQRAAAGPNVCYHRVLSYQEQRRVMRETASNQQAIPKGHSCPNRAEWILGRDNRHRPYDHTQKRNKAWKAPPQDPAGPILSCGAPTPNCWADLNCPDRSPNAKLHLDVQLLLPRIAGDLSIAPPAARASQVCPPPSPAGLPHRSGSDYSSPTGAGLCGQHRAATSPTVAQASAGFGADSSPGHLVPFPGIAHLQLLEARPAPWPAGSPGAPVTGQRSCSSPGLPSQGSSRPWGTTVVPLDDPPP, from the exons ATGGTACACCACGTGTTCCATCGGCACAGAACTTATGATGTATCAGATGAAGCGCCAAGGAAGAGGGAATCAGGGATGCAGTCCATCTCCGTGAGCATCAGTGTTGTCATGAAGGACGTCATGCCAGCTCCAAAAAGGCACAGCTCAATGTCTACCCAGC AGCACAGCCAGGGTGACAGCCACAGCTCAATACCTTCATTTACTGCTGAAAATCTCCAGCCAAGAGGAAGCAAGTGCCATCCGCTAAGAGTCACAGATCTGCGTTTTACTATTTCAG GACTCTTCTTCCTGTTATTCTCCTACTTCCGGAATGATCCATCCTTACCACcacatgagaaacacagaaacagCAGGAAG CGTCCAGTGGAGCCTcggagaaggagcagcaggagccAGAAGAAAGCCCAGACTCTGAAGACTCTGAAAG CTTGCAGAGATTGCCTGCAAGAACTGGAGGAGGTTCGGGACCTGATTTCCCTTCTCCAAAG ccACCTGGGGAGGGTCCCTGACCAGGAGGCCTTTCATCAGCTCCTACATCAAGAAGCCCCTGAGGAGGTGTCCAAAGCAGCGTCTGCTGTAGCCCACCAGCCATGCAGCGAGCCTGGGGAAGATGCTGCTCCCATCTTGGCCCCATCACCTTCCCCCGCTCCTCTGACTGGATGCCCTCTACCTCTGGTCTCCACTCTGTCACCAAGCCCAATGACCtcctcaatttctcttctttcacacTTCTCCCTGAGTGCTTCTTGGCCACCAGAGCCTTTGCTTCCCCTGGATGGCTTTTCACACCCGccacttgctctttctccttccctgccaAGTCTCCCTTCTTCAGAGGCCTGTACTCCCCCTCTGACAGACTCCTCTGCCCCAGCATGGCCAGACTCtactctgactctccctctgtgtgactcaATGGCACCCCCACTGGGCACCATCCCACAGAGTTCATCTCCACACACTCCTTGGTTAGCTTCTCCTGTTCCAGTCATCTCAGGCCTAGGCCACTCAAGCTGTCCTATCTCAGCCCTGTCCTGCTGGCAGGCAACTGCCAAAGCCTGGAGCTTCTCCACTTCAACACACTTAGAGTCCCAGCAAGAGCCTCTGTCCCACCAGCCACCAGAGGTCTTGCTCTGGGGAGACTCCACCAACAGACAGGTAGAGGCTAATATCCCCTCTTTCATCAACCCCGATATCCAGAAGCTTCTGGAGATACTAATCACTAAGAGAATAGAACTGAAGATTTGGAAGAAGGAAGGGTCAGATGACCACCTAAACTCTTTGGGGAGTAGGTGCAAGTCCCCAGGTGACAAGCAGGACACCCTGGGTTGCCAATCCTTCTGGAGCCTGAGAGGCATACAAGAACAGCTGCTCAGTCCAGAAAAGCCTCTGTATCACGGGACTTCGGGAGACAATCTACAGCAGAAATGCAGCCAGCTCTTCTGGGGTCTCCCCTTTCTGCACAGTGAGTCCCTGGTGGCCACTGTCAGCATGGCTGGTTCCCCACTGGAGCTCCCGTTGGTCATATTCAATGAACTCTCTCAGACCTTGCCCCTCCCAATGCAGGCCAACATAGCTTCACATCTTTCACCAGCCCAGTCCTTACCTGATGCTATGGTCCAGCCCCAACCCTTGACCCCAATCTTGTCCCAGTCCCcgcccctgcctctggctctgccccagccccaggcccactTCGCACCCTCTGTTCCAATCGAATTGCCTCCTTCTCCACCTAAGATGGGGATACCTTGCCCTGCATCCGAGAAGAATACACCATCTTTCATCTCAACTGCAATTCAAAACCTGGaatgtcactttttaaagaagcaattagAAAGGGACAGGACGTTACCTGCTGTGGTAAAAAGATCTCAGGAAGTCTTTAGCCAAGTCTCTCCCAACTTTCTGCAAGATGACCAGGCCCCTGAGGTCCATGAGTCGATCTCTGTCCTTCCCGAGGATTTGATCAGCCCTGAGCTCCGGGAGCAACTGGAGTGGCACCTTTGGAAGAGGTTCATGAGGCACCAGAGTGGCCTGCCCCACAAAATCCAGCTGTCTGTGAAGCTGATCCAACCTCAAGATGAGGCCCTGAAGGTGACACAGGCACACAGCCAGCACAGACACATGTGGCCCTCTGCATCCAGAGACCAAAGCTGCCAGACTGTGCAGAAGACCAGGTCCAGGAACCCAGCAAGGACCATGCCAGGAAAAAACCTGGGCAAGGATACAAGGTCTAGTGTGCGGAAGATTCAGAAAGATCTATGCAGGGGCTCATCAACTTCTCCATGGAAGGATCCAGGAAAAGGTTCTGAGGAGTCAGACCCAGACATGATGAAGCGCTCGACAAGCAGCCAGGACAAGAAGCATCCAGAAAAGATCCTGAGAGCCCATTTGGGCAAGAAGTTGGGGCAGATCAGAGAGGGGCAGATCCCTGTGGATGTTCATCGCTCTAGGCTTGCCGTCAACCATGCCTCAGATCTTCCTGGCAAGCCAAGCATCCacaggaaaactggaaagccaGCACTTTCCAAGGGTTGTAAACCCTGCATGACCACTTCCCACGATTTTTCCATCCTCAGCCCGTACACTCAACGGATGCTAGAAGCACATATTATAAGGTTCCGGGTAAAGCACAGATGGAGCCTACCCCTCAAGGTTCTCAAGCCCATAAATCTCTTTAAGTTGAAAAAAGGCTCAATCTTTCCCTGGTCCTCCACTCCCCACTCAGCCACCAGCATATCTAAGGCCCGCTCAAAAGCCAAGTTCTTGGGCAAACCTCCTCAGCCCCATCGAGGggagaaggaaataacaaaagaagCAGTTCCCCCCTCAGAgacccccctccctgcccctcagcctACATGTGAGAAGATCCCACAGACCCTGGAAGGGATCTCACTTGGTGAGGGCCATGGGCCCCCAGAAGCCCCTGTGGCTGGACAGGAGTCCAGACCACCTTCTCAGACCCTCACATACAGCTTTGTAGGCAGAATCTGGCACAGTGAAACTGTCTTGGGGGCTTTTGAGTATAGCAGCTTGGAGTCAAGTCCAAGTCCAGCAACGGCCACCAGTGAGCCAAGGAGGGAGACGGGGGGTTGGGCCTCACGAGACTCCTGCTGTAACGTAACAGTGCTAGAGCTCAACGTAGAGTCCCAGTCTTTGAGTGCCAAAGAGTCCAGGGAGGCAGCAGAGAGTGAGGAGGCCCCTGCTTGGGGTGACACCTTAGAACCCAGTGTGCTTCCTAATGACCAAACCATCCATGTGGATCTGAGAAGATCGGGGTCTTCTGGGAGCAGTAATGGCCCCTCAGCATCTGTAAAGTTGGTTGCCCAAGACCCAGAAGAGCCATGCCTTGATGAACAGCTTAGAGACTCTGCAGTCCAGAGATTGGTAGAGTCAGAGAACCAGCCTCAAGCCCCTGTAACCAATGTGCTTCTTGAAGACTGTGAAACTGGGGTGATTCTTCAAGATTGTGCCACCAACAGTCTTCTTCAAGAATGTCAGTCCAATATGTTCCTTGCTGCAGACATGTTGGCTTCTCAGGGATCTCTGTCTGACTTCCAGAGTGTGTCCAGTGAAGACGCATCAACTTCCCAGATGCCGCTTGGCCTCGTATCGAGTGGGCAGGACGGCCAGTGGCAGCCAGAGACCCTGGTCCTGCAGGCCCCCTCTAGGAGCCAGAGCAAGTTGTCTATACCCGCTCAAGAGAGAGAGTACTACAGGAGGCCCAACGCAGGAGAGCATGAGGAAGAGGTAGAAGAACTAAAGGTCTTCCAAATCAGTGAGATGAACCATCGCTCCCTGGACAAGGCATCCCCAGAGCCCTCGAGAAGCAAGTTCTGTCCCGTCTTGCTGAAGAAGGAGGAGGTTCCTCCAGAGAGCCAATTCAGAAGAAAGGTGAGGCACTTTCTGCAGTGGATTCTTCCTGGTAAAGGCAAAGGACAGGAAAATCCCGGCCCGAAAGGCAAGCCTTCGCCAACATCTGCCCGGCACCGAGCATCAGGCAGGTCGGCTCTGGGCAGGGGGCCTGCTGAGGCTCAGGTGCTCATGACAGCCGTGGGACAGATCCTGGAGGAGAAAATGGTGCCTCACCAGGGTCTGCGGGCCCCAGAGTGCAACTGCTACAAAAGGGATCAGCGGGCTGCAGCAGGTCCCAACGTCTGCTACCACAGGGTTCTCTCCTACCAAGAGCAGAGGAGAGTGATGAGAGAGACGGCCTCCAATCAGCAAGCCATCCCCAAGGGCCACAGCTGTCCCAACAGGGCCGAGTGGATCCTAGGCAGGGACAACAG GCACCGTCCTTATGACCACACACAAAAGAGGAACAAGGCCTGGAAGGCCCCACCCCAGGATCCAGCTGGGCCCATCCTGTCCTGCGGTGCCCCTACCCCGAACTGCTGGGCT GACTTAAATTGCCCAGACAGGAGTCCAAATGCCAAGTTGCATCTCGACGTGCAGCTGCTGCTCCCCAGGATTGCCGGGGACCTCTCCATTGCACCTCCTGCCGCGCGGGCTTCCCAGGTGTGCCCGCCACCCTCACCTGCTGGCCTGCCTCACCGATCCGGTTCTGACTACTCATCGCCCACAGGGGCCGGGCTGTGTGGCCAGCACCGCGCTGCCACCAGCCCAACAGTGGCCCAGGCCTCGGCAGGGTTCGGAGCCGACTCCTCTCCTGGCCATTTGGTGCCATTTCCAGGCATCGCACACCTGCAGCTCCTTGAAGCAAGACCAGCGCCTTGGCCAGCTGGTTCCCCCGGGGCCCCCGTCACAGGGCAGAGGTCCTGCTCTtcccctggcctcccctctcAGGGCAGCTCTCGCCCATGGGGGACCACAGTGGTTCCTCTGGATGACCCTCCACCCTGA